One window from the genome of Streptomyces sp. WZ-12 encodes:
- a CDS encoding sugar ABC transporter ATP-binding protein, with protein MTGVNDDVPDGRELLRVEGVTKAFPGVRALDGVDLSLRAGEVHVLLGENGAGKSTLIKMLSGAHRPDGGRILVRDDEGFGNRREHPRPAPAGGGASDGLREVQIRSAQDAERLGIATIYQEFNLVPGLTVAENIFLGRQPRTALGLVDKKAMRARAAELLRRVRLDVSPNTPVAELGIARLQMVEIAKALSLDARVLIMDEPTAVLTAEEVETLFGIVRELRDAGVGIIFITHHLDEIGALGDRVTVLRDGRSVDEVPAATDEDELIRLMVGRDIAEQYPRRRPDEPGAPLLRVRGLTRNGARGTGGGPTRPVFDGVDFEVRAGEVVGLAGLVGAGRTEVARAVFGVDRYDAGTVEVSGEPLAGGDVRAAMRAGLGLVPEDRKGQGLVLDASLQDNLTLARLDRDTRGGLVDRRGQRREAAAVAEQLKVRMSGLGQSARTLSGGNQQKIVIGKWLLAKTRLLILDEPTRGIDVGAKVEIYQLINELTAAGCGVLMISSDLPEVLGMSDRVLVMAQGRLTGELPAGEATQDAVMELALQSPHGATGEMHTNESAMEGSDVR; from the coding sequence ATGACCGGCGTCAACGACGACGTACCGGACGGCCGCGAACTGCTGCGCGTTGAGGGGGTGACCAAGGCGTTCCCCGGCGTCCGCGCGCTGGACGGCGTCGACCTGAGCCTGCGCGCCGGCGAGGTGCACGTGCTGCTCGGCGAGAACGGCGCGGGCAAGAGCACCCTGATCAAGATGCTCTCCGGCGCCCACCGCCCGGACGGCGGCCGCATCCTCGTACGCGACGACGAGGGGTTCGGCAACCGTCGGGAGCACCCCCGCCCGGCACCGGCCGGCGGCGGCGCGTCCGACGGGCTCCGCGAGGTGCAGATCCGCTCCGCGCAGGACGCCGAACGGCTCGGCATCGCCACCATCTACCAGGAGTTCAACCTCGTCCCCGGGTTGACCGTGGCCGAAAACATCTTCCTCGGCCGTCAGCCGCGCACCGCGCTCGGCCTGGTCGACAAGAAGGCCATGCGCGCCCGCGCAGCCGAGCTGCTGCGCCGGGTGCGCCTGGACGTCTCCCCGAACACCCCGGTCGCCGAACTCGGCATCGCCCGGCTCCAGATGGTGGAGATCGCCAAGGCGCTCAGCCTGGACGCCCGCGTCCTGATCATGGACGAGCCGACCGCGGTGCTCACTGCCGAGGAGGTGGAGACGCTCTTCGGCATCGTCCGCGAACTGCGCGACGCCGGCGTCGGCATCATCTTCATCACCCACCACCTCGACGAGATCGGCGCCCTCGGTGACCGGGTCACCGTGCTGCGCGACGGCCGCTCCGTCGACGAGGTGCCCGCCGCCACCGACGAGGACGAGCTGATCCGGCTGATGGTCGGCCGGGACATCGCCGAGCAGTACCCCCGGCGCCGCCCCGACGAGCCGGGCGCGCCCCTGCTGCGCGTCCGCGGCCTGACCCGGAACGGCGCCAGGGGCACCGGCGGCGGCCCGACCCGACCGGTCTTCGACGGCGTCGACTTCGAGGTCCGGGCCGGCGAGGTGGTCGGGCTGGCCGGACTGGTCGGCGCCGGCCGCACCGAGGTCGCCCGCGCCGTCTTCGGCGTGGACCGCTACGACGCCGGCACCGTCGAGGTCTCCGGCGAGCCGCTGGCCGGCGGGGACGTCCGGGCCGCGATGCGGGCCGGGTTGGGCCTGGTGCCCGAGGACCGCAAGGGCCAGGGCCTGGTCCTGGACGCCTCGCTCCAGGACAACCTGACGCTGGCCCGGCTCGACCGGGACACCCGCGGCGGACTGGTCGACCGGCGCGGCCAGCGGCGCGAAGCGGCCGCCGTCGCCGAGCAGTTGAAGGTCCGGATGAGCGGCCTGGGGCAGTCCGCCCGCACCCTCTCCGGCGGCAACCAGCAGAAGATCGTCATCGGCAAGTGGCTGCTGGCCAAGACCCGGCTGCTGATCCTGGACGAGCCGACGCGCGGCATCGATGTCGGCGCCAAGGTCGAGATCTACCAGCTCATCAACGAGCTGACCGCGGCCGGCTGTGGGGTGCTGATGATCTCCAGCGATCTGCCCGAGGTGCTCGGCATGAGCGACCGGGTGCTGGTGATGGCCCAGGGCCGACTGACCGGTGAACTGCCCGCCGGCGAGGCCACCCAGGACGCCGTGATGGAGCTGGCGCTGCAGTCCCCGCACGGCGCCACCGGCGAGATGCACACGAACGAGAGCGCAATGGAGGGCTCCGATGTCCGCTGA
- the rbsK gene encoding ribokinase, translated as MYDVLVVGSANADLTVRVTRRPGAGETVLGTDLVESAGGKGANQAAAAARIGGRTALLARVGGDAYGELLLAAQRAAGTDVAPVIVDEEARTGTAMIIVGPDGDNSIVVSPGANAALTPDDVAAAKDVIAASSVVSLQLEIPLETVRAAATAAEEAGTRVVLNPSPAPEGLAPELLAVADPLVVNEHEARQLSGRTDGSPAQWAAALRERGARSVVVTLGGDGALVLDASGTTTVPGIRVEAVDTTGAGDAFTGALATRLAAGATLTEAARFAVRVGAAAVTKPGAQPSYPTTEELSQFPEPSEQSAPTQRR; from the coding sequence ATGTACGACGTCCTGGTGGTCGGCTCGGCCAACGCGGACCTGACCGTGCGGGTGACCCGACGGCCCGGCGCGGGGGAGACCGTGCTCGGCACGGACCTGGTGGAATCGGCCGGCGGAAAGGGCGCCAACCAGGCGGCCGCGGCGGCCCGGATCGGCGGCCGCACCGCCCTGCTGGCCCGGGTCGGCGGGGACGCTTACGGCGAACTGCTGCTGGCCGCTCAGCGCGCGGCGGGCACCGACGTCGCTCCCGTCATCGTGGACGAGGAGGCCCGCACCGGCACCGCAATGATCATCGTCGGCCCGGACGGCGACAACAGCATCGTCGTCTCGCCCGGCGCCAACGCCGCCCTCACCCCGGACGACGTGGCCGCCGCCAAGGACGTCATCGCGGCCTCCTCGGTGGTCTCCCTGCAACTGGAGATCCCGCTGGAGACCGTCCGGGCGGCCGCCACGGCCGCCGAGGAGGCCGGCACCCGCGTCGTCCTCAACCCCTCCCCGGCACCGGAGGGCCTCGCCCCCGAACTCCTGGCCGTCGCCGACCCGTTGGTGGTCAACGAGCACGAGGCCCGACAGCTTTCCGGCCGCACCGACGGCAGCCCCGCCCAGTGGGCGGCCGCACTGCGCGAACGGGGCGCCCGCTCCGTCGTGGTCACCCTCGGCGGCGACGGCGCGCTGGTGCTGGACGCCTCGGGGACGACCACCGTCCCGGGCATCCGGGTCGAGGCCGTGGACACCACGGGCGCCGGCGACGCCTTCACCGGCGCCCTGGCCACCCGACTCGCCGCGGGCGCCACCCTCACCGAGGCGGCCCGCTTCGCGGTACGCGTCGGCGCCGCCGCCGTCACCAAGCCCGGCGCCCAACCGTCGTACCCCACGACCGAGGAACTGTCCCAATTCCCGGAACCGTCCGAGCAGTCGGCCCCGACGCAGCGGCGGTAG
- a CDS encoding nitrilase-related carbon-nitrogen hydrolase, with amino-acid sequence MIIAAAQLPSVAGDIATNARRMAGLIAEAAERGAGLVVFAELALTHYDLRLLVADPAGLTVLPDDPRLAPIRDACRATGVAAVVNCPGSSAEGGAKPTIASFVYGPDGTLLTRYDKRHVHETESATFASGSEHGRFTLGGIRFALATCFDSSFAEMPERAAADGCRVYLASAFHSEVERVTRYGELAHRYGMHVLLANGIGVGSPGPAIGLSGCWLPSGERTGTAAAGPAGDGAELVLSDVRDAITLMADPVVAAVPVRECGEPLVDVRTAAPRLLADDVTAVEAGADGGGAFRYLREGVLRRLLAAQETLPDGLRLRFAEGYRPPALQRHYFTRYGDELRAAHPDWDDARVHRAASRFVSPPEVAPHSAGGAVDLTLVTADGTEVDMGTPLDASPEESGGACYTSAPGLTPAVRANRRTLAAALRGAGLVNYPTEWWHWSYGDRYWAWATDAEHALYGPRELGAEPGSGGVYAKGGTHRGEVGTGGGGRGGAGGDGMSAAFHVGVER; translated from the coding sequence ATGATCATCGCAGCCGCACAACTCCCCTCCGTAGCAGGAGATATCGCCACCAACGCCAGGCGGATGGCCGGGCTCATCGCGGAGGCCGCCGAGCGCGGCGCCGGGCTGGTGGTCTTCGCCGAGCTGGCGTTGACCCACTACGACCTCCGGCTGTTGGTCGCCGACCCGGCGGGGCTGACGGTGCTGCCGGACGACCCCCGGCTGGCGCCGATACGCGACGCATGCCGGGCGACCGGCGTCGCGGCAGTGGTCAACTGCCCCGGGAGCAGCGCCGAGGGCGGCGCGAAGCCCACCATCGCCAGCTTCGTCTACGGGCCGGACGGCACCCTGCTCACCCGCTACGACAAGCGGCATGTGCACGAAACGGAGAGCGCGACGTTCGCATCGGGCAGCGAGCACGGCCGGTTCACGCTCGGCGGGATCCGGTTCGCGCTCGCCACCTGCTTCGACAGTTCGTTCGCCGAGATGCCGGAGCGGGCCGCGGCGGACGGCTGCCGGGTGTACCTGGCCAGCGCCTTCCACAGCGAGGTGGAACGGGTGACGCGGTACGGCGAGTTGGCGCATCGGTACGGGATGCACGTCCTGTTGGCGAACGGCATCGGGGTCGGCAGCCCCGGGCCGGCCATCGGGCTCAGCGGCTGCTGGCTGCCGTCCGGCGAGCGGACGGGGACTGCCGCGGCGGGACCGGCCGGCGACGGTGCGGAGTTGGTGCTGAGCGATGTCCGGGACGCGATCACGTTGATGGCCGACCCGGTGGTGGCCGCGGTGCCGGTCCGGGAGTGCGGTGAACCGCTGGTGGACGTGCGCACCGCGGCGCCCCGGCTGCTGGCGGACGATGTCACCGCCGTGGAGGCGGGTGCGGACGGGGGTGGTGCGTTCAGGTATCTGCGGGAAGGGGTGTTGCGGCGGCTGTTGGCGGCGCAGGAGACGTTGCCGGACGGGCTGCGGTTGCGGTTCGCGGAGGGCTACCGCCCGCCGGCGCTCCAGCGCCACTACTTCACGCGGTACGGGGACGAGCTCCGCGCCGCCCATCCCGACTGGGACGACGCGCGGGTCCACCGAGCGGCCAGCCGCTTCGTGTCCCCGCCGGAGGTCGCTCCGCACAGCGCGGGCGGTGCGGTGGATCTCACCCTGGTCACGGCGGACGGCACCGAGGTCGATATGGGGACACCGCTCGATGCGTCCCCGGAGGAGAGCGGTGGCGCGTGCTACACCTCCGCGCCGGGCCTGACGCCCGCGGTCCGCGCCAACCGCCGGACGCTGGCCGCCGCACTGCGCGGGGCGGGCCTGGTCAACTACCCGACCGAGTGGTGGCACTGGTCCTACGGCGACCGCTACTGGGCGTGGGCGACGGATGCGGAGCATGCGCTGTACGGGCCGCGGGAGCTCGGGGCGGAGCCCGGGTCCGGGGGCGTGTACGCCAAGGGCGGCACGCACCGTGGGGAAGTCGGTACCGGCGGCGGTGGCAGGGGCGGCGCCGGCGGGGATGGCATGAGCGCCGCGTTCCACGTGGGAGTCGAGCGGTGA
- a CDS encoding TetR/AcrR family transcriptional regulator, whose product MSAREQDAAGGFRRAGGGREAQRAERRAAILEAAMALIAERGYRRTSLAAVAERAGLTQQGLLHHFPTKELLLVGVLEARDRWDTTAAASGSWRTDTLAQLVDYNATRPGIVQAYTVLSADSVTEDHPARDFFEARFRAVRESLTAALRAEFGDTLPGGLTPDRAAPLLVAILDGLQLQWLLDPERIDMPASFRDFLTLLGSGERARGTGAE is encoded by the coding sequence GTGAGTGCACGGGAGCAGGACGCGGCCGGTGGTTTCCGCCGTGCCGGAGGCGGGCGGGAGGCTCAGCGCGCGGAGCGACGGGCGGCGATCCTGGAGGCCGCCATGGCGCTGATCGCCGAGCGCGGCTACCGCCGGACCTCGCTCGCCGCCGTCGCCGAACGGGCCGGGCTCACGCAGCAGGGCCTGCTGCACCACTTCCCGACCAAGGAACTGCTCCTGGTAGGGGTCCTGGAGGCGCGCGACCGCTGGGACACCACCGCGGCCGCTTCCGGCAGTTGGCGCACCGACACCCTCGCCCAACTCGTCGACTACAACGCCACCCGCCCCGGCATCGTCCAGGCGTACACCGTGCTCTCCGCTGACAGCGTCACCGAGGACCACCCGGCACGCGACTTCTTCGAGGCCCGCTTCCGTGCGGTGCGCGAGTCCCTGACGGCGGCGCTGCGGGCCGAGTTCGGCGACACCCTCCCCGGCGGGCTCACCCCGGATCGGGCGGCGCCACTACTGGTCGCCATACTGGACGGACTCCAACTGCAGTGGCTACTGGACCCGGAGCGGATCGACATGCCGGCGTCGTTCCGGGACTTCCTGACGCTGTTGGGGAGTGGAGAGCGGGCACGGGGGACGGGCGCGGAGTAG
- a CDS encoding beta-glucosidase family protein has product MTDQPPTRPTTASAPHYAPAPDSAPCSRDYSAVVERALGALDLDAKVRLLSGQDMWSLPAVPAIGLRSLVMSDGPIGVRGRYWSAEDPSVALPSPTALAATWDPELARRAGQLLAQEARRKGVHVLLAPTVNLHRSPLGGRHFECYSEDPLLTGVIGAGYVRGVQEGGVGTTVKHFVGNDAETDRFTVDNRIAPRPLRELYLAPFEHIVGHARPWGVMTAYNKVNGTTMTEHHRLVTEVLRGEWGFDGVNVSDWTAARHTVRALRGGLDVAMPGPRTVFGAPLAAAVRAGEVAESEVDAAVRRVLLLAARAGALDGAPPAVDPAEAPRGIDGRAVAREVARRAVVLLRNEPAERAPEGGSRPVLPLDAAALRRVAVIGAAARDARVLGGGSATVFPARIVSPLAGLRAALPDDVEVVFATGADPRTRVPHARDGFTLTARYLAADGRLLAQTPQFDGHVQALGSFPDGVTRRDLHAVELTGSFTPRTSGTHTLTVAGTGRLRLTVGDAVLFDGEGAKLAGADPFEAFMQPGEHRISADLAAGQELPLTLRFVPHSLGLGEGMDALNFALGHGEPQLDDDAEIAEAVRAAAGADAAVVVVATTEEVESEGFDRTDLRLPGRQDELVARVAAANPRTIVVVNSGSPVEMPWRDEVPAVLLSWFPGQEAGAALADVLLGAHEPGGRLPTTWPARLADAPVTTVTPTDGTLDYAEGLFIGYRAWQRTTIAPAYPFGHGLGYTDWEYECADTTPDSVRVRVRNTGDRPGREVVQIYLAPTGDTSEAPERPVRWLAGFATVEAGPGESAEAEIPLPGRAFEIWSEPDDGWRRIPGTYAVEVGRSSSDLRLTARVTAE; this is encoded by the coding sequence ATGACCGATCAGCCGCCCACCCGCCCCACCACCGCCAGCGCTCCCCACTACGCCCCCGCCCCCGACTCTGCCCCCTGCTCCCGCGACTACTCCGCCGTGGTGGAACGGGCGCTCGGGGCGCTCGACTTGGACGCCAAGGTCCGGCTGCTCTCCGGACAGGACATGTGGAGCCTGCCGGCGGTGCCGGCGATCGGGTTGCGGTCGCTGGTGATGTCGGACGGGCCGATCGGGGTCCGGGGCCGATATTGGAGCGCGGAGGACCCGTCGGTGGCGCTGCCCAGCCCCACCGCTCTGGCCGCCACCTGGGATCCCGAACTGGCCCGCCGGGCCGGCCAGCTGCTCGCCCAGGAGGCCCGTCGCAAGGGCGTGCACGTCCTGCTCGCGCCCACGGTCAACCTGCACCGCTCGCCGCTGGGCGGCCGGCACTTCGAGTGCTATTCGGAGGATCCGCTGCTGACCGGCGTGATCGGCGCGGGCTATGTGCGGGGTGTGCAGGAGGGTGGCGTCGGCACCACGGTCAAGCACTTCGTCGGCAACGACGCCGAGACCGACCGCTTCACGGTCGACAACCGCATCGCCCCGCGCCCGCTGCGCGAGCTCTATCTCGCCCCCTTCGAGCACATCGTCGGCCACGCCCGCCCCTGGGGCGTCATGACCGCCTACAACAAGGTCAACGGCACGACGATGACCGAGCACCACCGCCTCGTCACCGAAGTCCTGCGCGGGGAATGGGGCTTCGACGGCGTCAACGTCTCCGACTGGACGGCGGCCCGGCACACCGTCCGGGCCCTGCGCGGCGGCCTGGATGTGGCGATGCCGGGGCCCCGCACGGTCTTCGGCGCCCCGCTCGCGGCGGCCGTCCGCGCGGGCGAGGTCGCCGAGTCGGAGGTGGACGCCGCGGTGCGCCGGGTACTGCTGCTCGCCGCCCGGGCCGGTGCGCTGGACGGGGCGCCGCCCGCGGTGGACCCGGCCGAGGCGCCCCGGGGCATCGACGGGCGGGCCGTCGCCCGCGAAGTGGCCCGCCGCGCCGTCGTCCTGCTGCGCAACGAGCCGGCGGAGCGGGCTCCGGAGGGCGGCTCCCGGCCGGTGCTGCCGCTCGATGCCGCCGCGCTCCGCCGGGTCGCCGTCATCGGTGCCGCGGCCCGCGACGCCCGGGTGCTCGGCGGCGGCTCCGCCACCGTCTTCCCCGCGCGGATCGTCTCCCCGCTCGCGGGCCTGCGCGCCGCGCTCCCCGACGACGTCGAGGTGGTCTTCGCGACCGGCGCCGACCCGCGCACCCGGGTCCCGCACGCCCGGGACGGCTTCACCCTGACCGCCCGCTACCTCGCCGCCGACGGCCGACTGCTCGCCCAGACGCCGCAGTTCGACGGTCATGTCCAGGCGCTGGGCAGCTTCCCCGATGGCGTCACCCGGCGCGACCTGCACGCCGTCGAACTCACCGGCAGCTTCACCCCGCGGACCAGCGGCACCCACACCCTGACGGTGGCCGGCACCGGTCGGCTCCGGCTGACCGTGGGCGACGCGGTCCTCTTCGACGGCGAGGGTGCCAAGCTGGCGGGCGCCGACCCCTTCGAGGCGTTCATGCAGCCCGGCGAACACCGGATCAGCGCCGACCTGGCGGCCGGCCAGGAACTGCCGCTCACCCTGCGGTTCGTTCCGCACAGCCTCGGCCTGGGGGAGGGGATGGACGCCCTCAACTTCGCCCTCGGCCACGGCGAACCGCAGCTCGACGACGACGCCGAGATCGCGGAGGCGGTCCGTGCCGCGGCCGGCGCGGATGCCGCGGTCGTCGTCGTGGCGACCACCGAGGAGGTCGAGTCGGAGGGCTTCGACCGCACCGACCTCCGACTGCCGGGCCGGCAGGACGAGTTGGTCGCCCGGGTCGCCGCCGCCAACCCGCGCACCATCGTGGTGGTCAACTCCGGCTCTCCGGTGGAGATGCCCTGGCGCGACGAGGTGCCCGCCGTGCTGCTGAGCTGGTTTCCCGGACAGGAGGCCGGGGCCGCGCTGGCCGACGTCCTGCTCGGCGCTCACGAACCGGGCGGTCGCCTCCCCACCACCTGGCCGGCTCGCCTGGCCGACGCCCCGGTCACCACCGTCACCCCCACCGACGGCACGCTCGACTACGCGGAGGGGCTCTTCATCGGCTACCGCGCCTGGCAACGCACCACGATCGCGCCCGCCTACCCCTTCGGCCACGGCCTCGGCTACACCGACTGGGAGTACGAGTGCGCGGACACCACCCCCGACTCCGTCCGCGTCCGTGTGCGCAACACCGGTGACCGTCCCGGCCGCGAGGTCGTCCAGATCTACCTCGCGCCGACCGGCGACACCTCCGAGGCGCCGGAGCGACCGGTGCGCTGGCTGGCCGGCTTCGCCACCGTCGAGGCAGGTCCCGGCGAGAGCGCGGAGGCCGAAATCCCGCTGCCGGGCCGCGCCTTCGAGATCTGGTCGGAACCGGACGACGGCTGGCGCCGGATCCCGGGCACCTACGCCGTCGAGGTCGGTCGCAGCAGCAGTGACCTCCGGCTGACCGCGCGGGTCACTGCTGAGTGA
- a CDS encoding DUF4097 family beta strand repeat-containing protein translates to MARLRAAHLILPCAALTLLTTGCSLVVGGPQKSDQRTYGVDGTVRSLSATTHGGDIEIVPVDAGGTVKVTEKLKYDDAKPETSHTLKDGRLTLTSEDCSYGHRCEVGYRVLLPRDASVDLHTSGGNVTVRGAGGGITAVTSGGDVTVEDTTARTAKLKTSGGNVEATLGAVPDEVSAHTSGGDVTVRVPKGSYAVDAGTSGGSRKVTVATDEGSAHKISARSSGGDVSVLTQQ, encoded by the coding sequence ATGGCCCGTCTCCGTGCCGCCCATCTCATCCTGCCCTGCGCGGCGTTGACCCTGCTGACGACCGGCTGCTCCCTGGTGGTGGGCGGCCCGCAGAAATCCGACCAGCGGACGTACGGCGTCGACGGCACGGTCAGATCGCTCTCGGCGACGACGCACGGCGGGGACATCGAAATCGTGCCGGTGGACGCCGGAGGGACGGTCAAGGTGACCGAGAAGCTCAAGTACGACGACGCCAAGCCGGAGACCAGCCACACCCTCAAGGACGGCCGACTGACGCTGACTTCGGAGGACTGCTCGTACGGGCACCGCTGCGAGGTGGGCTACCGCGTGCTGCTGCCGCGCGACGCCTCGGTCGATCTGCACACCAGCGGCGGGAACGTCACCGTCCGCGGCGCCGGCGGCGGGATCACCGCGGTCACCAGCGGCGGCGACGTCACCGTCGAGGACACCACGGCCCGCACGGCGAAGCTGAAGACCAGCGGTGGGAACGTCGAGGCCACGCTCGGCGCGGTGCCCGACGAGGTGTCGGCCCACACCAGCGGGGGTGACGTCACCGTCCGTGTGCCGAAGGGCAGTTACGCCGTCGATGCGGGCACCAGCGGCGGGAGCCGGAAGGTGACCGTCGCCACGGACGAGGGCTCGGCGCACAAAATATCCGCGCGCTCCAGCGGCGGCGACGTCTCGGTGCTCACTCAGCAGTGA
- a CDS encoding SGNH/GDSL hydrolase family protein, which translates to MTTIDRPVRPRRHRLVARAALASATTCALLGALTACGGDTAPHGGASAKPTAKPTPAWRTDPRSIAALGDSITAGFDACTVLSDCPEVSWSTGTSPKVNSLARRLLKENPAARSWNYAKTGALMSDLPQQVTEAAARRPELVTVLIGANDACRSDVRAMTSPAAFRTGFERSMKTLRKSLPHTQVYVAAVPDLLRLWSEGRKNPLGKQVWKLGLCGSMLRDPDDLTKPAQDRRASVQERVRAYNTALAEVCAEDALCRFDRSVFDYRFTGGQLSTWDWFHPGLRGQQELAELAFRTVTRKENPLKSEAASGG; encoded by the coding sequence ATGACGACGATCGATCGACCCGTTCGCCCTCGGCGTCACCGTCTCGTCGCCCGCGCCGCCCTCGCCTCGGCGACGACCTGCGCGCTGCTGGGCGCCCTCACCGCCTGCGGCGGCGACACCGCACCGCACGGCGGCGCCTCGGCGAAGCCCACCGCGAAGCCGACGCCGGCCTGGCGGACCGACCCCCGCTCGATCGCGGCGCTGGGCGACTCCATCACCGCCGGCTTCGACGCCTGTACGGTGCTCTCCGACTGCCCTGAGGTCTCCTGGTCCACCGGCACCAGCCCCAAGGTCAACAGCCTGGCCCGACGGCTGTTGAAGGAGAACCCGGCCGCCCGCAGTTGGAACTACGCCAAGACCGGCGCCCTGATGAGCGATCTGCCGCAGCAGGTCACCGAGGCCGCCGCCCGCAGGCCGGAGTTGGTCACGGTCCTGATCGGCGCCAACGACGCCTGCCGCAGCGACGTCCGCGCCATGACCTCACCGGCCGCCTTCCGCACCGGCTTCGAGCGGTCCATGAAGACGTTGCGCAAGTCCCTGCCGCACACCCAGGTGTATGTCGCGGCGGTGCCGGACCTGTTGCGCCTGTGGTCCGAGGGACGCAAGAACCCGCTCGGCAAGCAGGTGTGGAAGCTGGGCCTGTGCGGGTCGATGCTGCGGGACCCGGACGATCTGACGAAGCCGGCGCAGGACCGGCGGGCGTCGGTCCAGGAGCGGGTGCGGGCGTACAACACGGCGCTGGCGGAGGTCTGCGCCGAGGACGCGCTGTGCCGCTTCGACCGGTCGGTCTTCGACTACCGCTTCACGGGAGGGCAGTTGAGCACCTGGGACTGGTTCCACCCGGGGCTGCGCGGCCAGCAGGAGCTGGCGGAGCTGGCGTTCCGGACGGTCACCCGCAAGGAAAACCCCCTGAAGAGTGAGGCCGCTTCCGGCGGGTGA
- a CDS encoding DUF3145 domain-containing protein, which translates to MTTRGVLYVHSAPRALCPHVEWAVAGVLGVRVNLDWIRQPASPGTWRAEFSWQGEAGTASKLASALRGWHLLRFEVTAEPCATAEGERYSSTPDLGIFHAVTGIHGDILIPEDRLRAAVDRSARGETELAAEVAKLLGKPWDDELEPFRYAGEGAPVRWLHQVV; encoded by the coding sequence GTGACGACACGTGGAGTTCTGTACGTCCACTCCGCTCCGCGCGCGCTGTGCCCGCACGTCGAATGGGCAGTGGCGGGCGTCCTCGGGGTGCGCGTCAACCTCGACTGGATCCGCCAGCCGGCATCGCCCGGCACCTGGAGAGCCGAGTTCTCCTGGCAGGGCGAGGCCGGCACCGCCTCCAAGCTGGCCTCCGCGCTGCGCGGTTGGCACCTGCTCCGCTTCGAGGTGACCGCCGAGCCCTGCGCCACCGCCGAGGGCGAGCGCTACAGCTCCACCCCCGACCTGGGCATCTTCCACGCCGTCACCGGCATCCACGGCGACATCCTCATCCCCGAGGACCGGCTGCGCGCCGCCGTCGACCGCTCCGCACGCGGCGAGACCGAGCTCGCCGCCGAGGTCGCCAAGCTGCTCGGCAAGCCCTGGGACGACGAGTTGGAGCCCTTCCGGTACGCCGGCGAGGGCGCCCCGGTGCGCTGGCTCCACCAGGTCGTCTGA
- a CDS encoding NAD(P)-dependent oxidoreductase: MADNNSSPAASVAVLGTGIMGAAMARNLARAGLDVRAWNRTRAKAEPLAADGVRVTDTPAEAVDGADTVLTMLLDGPAVLDAMRQAALRLAPGTLWLQMSTVGPAALEPLVRFAGERDLRIVDAPVLGTKAPAEKGQLIVLAAGPQELRERAGRVLDVVGGRTQWVGEDAASGAASRLKLVVNSWVLTIIGGTGETLALAKGLDVDPRAFLEAVGGGSLDMPYLRMKSELLLTGDLEPSFTVSAARKDARLVNEAGEAAGVRMDLAAATAERLRRAEEQGHGGEDGVAAYFASFVG; encoded by the coding sequence ATGGCTGACAACAACAGTTCCCCCGCCGCCTCGGTCGCCGTCCTCGGCACCGGGATCATGGGTGCGGCGATGGCCCGCAACCTCGCCCGCGCCGGGCTGGACGTCCGCGCCTGGAACCGCACCCGCGCCAAGGCCGAACCGCTGGCCGCCGACGGCGTACGGGTCACCGACACCCCCGCCGAGGCGGTGGACGGTGCCGACACCGTGCTCACCATGCTGCTCGACGGTCCCGCCGTCCTCGACGCGATGCGTCAAGCCGCCCTGCGGCTCGCGCCCGGCACCCTCTGGCTCCAGATGAGCACCGTCGGACCGGCCGCCCTGGAACCGCTCGTGCGGTTCGCCGGTGAACGGGACCTCCGGATCGTCGACGCCCCCGTACTGGGCACCAAGGCACCCGCCGAGAAAGGGCAGTTGATCGTCCTCGCCGCCGGGCCCCAGGAGCTGCGCGAGCGCGCCGGGCGGGTGCTCGACGTCGTCGGCGGCCGCACCCAGTGGGTCGGCGAGGACGCCGCGAGCGGGGCCGCCAGCCGCCTCAAGCTGGTCGTCAACAGCTGGGTGCTCACCATCATCGGCGGTACCGGTGAAACCCTGGCGCTCGCCAAGGGGTTGGACGTGGACCCGCGGGCCTTCCTGGAGGCGGTCGGCGGCGGCTCGCTCGACATGCCCTACCTGCGGATGAAGTCGGAGCTGCTCCTCACCGGCGACCTGGAGCCCAGCTTCACGGTCTCCGCCGCGCGCAAGGACGCCCGGCTGGTCAACGAGGCCGGCGAGGCGGCCGGCGTGCGGATGGACCTGGCGGCCGCGACCGCGGAGCGCCTCCGCCGGGCCGAGGAACAGGGCCACGGCGGCGAGGACGGCGTGGCCGCGTACTTCGCCAGCTTCGTCGGCTGA